In Chitinophagales bacterium, one DNA window encodes the following:
- the rpoN gene encoding RNA polymerase factor sigma-54 — protein sequence MLKQGQFQKMLQKLSPQQIQLIKLLQVPTDSLEERIKEELEANPALEEGQEDERTEDERDNEQSEEDTETAEDTDKEEEQQETENEVTAEEETGSTETEAEKEEEMTVDDEPDLSDYTEDDDIADYRLRDDNYPEQDDKRVLPIPVFRSFHEYLEEQLSMEELDEHHHGLGEYIIGSIDDDGYLRRPLDAMVDDLAFSQNVTCTEKELSEILKIIQQFDPPGTGARDLQECLLLQLGRKISNQQVRELAFRVIKDHFDEFVKKHYEKLQKQLDVDDELFRQVINTIIHLNPKPGSAYTGAGDLEKIIIPDFFIINNEGVLELSLNQMNVPELRISQHFRDMLRDYQKGNKKDRQQRDAVMFIKQKIDSAKWFIDAIRQRQQTLLLTMNAIMEYQYDYLISGDETKLRPMILKDIAETTGLDISTVSRVANSKYVQTEWGTLRLKSFFSESLSTDSGEEVSTREVKKILLDMISVENKKKPLSDEKLTELLKEKGYNIARRTVAKYREQLEIPVARLRKEL from the coding sequence ATGCTCAAGCAAGGACAATTCCAGAAGATGTTGCAGAAGCTGTCGCCGCAGCAGATACAGTTGATCAAGCTGCTGCAGGTGCCGACTGACTCTTTGGAAGAACGTATTAAGGAAGAACTGGAGGCGAATCCTGCACTGGAAGAAGGACAGGAAGATGAACGAACAGAAGATGAACGGGATAATGAACAAAGTGAGGAAGATACTGAAACCGCTGAGGACACGGATAAGGAAGAAGAACAGCAGGAAACAGAAAATGAAGTGACCGCCGAAGAAGAGACAGGCAGCACGGAAACAGAAGCAGAGAAAGAAGAAGAAATGACTGTGGACGATGAACCCGATCTCAGCGATTATACAGAAGATGATGATATCGCAGACTACAGGCTGCGTGATGACAACTATCCGGAACAGGATGATAAACGCGTTTTGCCTATTCCTGTTTTCAGAAGTTTTCATGAATACCTGGAAGAGCAGCTGAGCATGGAAGAGCTGGATGAACATCATCACGGACTCGGTGAATACATCATCGGAAGTATTGATGACGACGGTTATCTTCGCCGGCCGCTCGACGCAATGGTGGATGATCTTGCCTTTTCACAAAATGTGACCTGCACGGAAAAGGAACTGTCGGAGATATTAAAAATCATTCAGCAATTTGATCCTCCCGGCACAGGCGCCAGGGACTTGCAGGAATGTCTCTTGCTTCAATTAGGTCGTAAGATCAGCAATCAGCAGGTGCGGGAACTGGCCTTTCGTGTCATTAAAGATCACTTTGATGAATTTGTAAAAAAACATTACGAGAAACTGCAGAAGCAGCTTGATGTGGATGATGAGTTGTTCAGGCAGGTTATTAATACGATCATACATCTCAACCCAAAGCCCGGCAGTGCGTACACCGGCGCCGGCGACCTGGAAAAGATTATCATCCCGGATTTCTTTATCATCAACAATGAAGGCGTGCTCGAACTTTCGCTTAACCAGATGAATGTTCCGGAGTTACGCATCAGCCAGCATTTCCGCGATATGCTGCGCGATTACCAGAAAGGCAATAAGAAAGACCGGCAGCAAAGAGATGCAGTGATGTTCATCAAACAGAAGATTGATTCGGCGAAATGGTTTATTGATGCCATCCGTCAGCGCCAGCAGACCTTGCTGCTCACCATGAATGCCATCATGGAATATCAGTATGATTACCTTATAAGCGGTGACGAAACGAAATTACGGCCGATGATTCTTAAAGATATTGCGGAAACAACCGGTTTGGATATCTCCACGGTGTCGCGTGTTGCCAACAGCAAATACGTGCAGACCGAATGGGGCACCTTACGGCTGAAATCATTTTTTTCCGAATCACTTTCCACTGACAGCGGCGAAGAAGTTTCCACGCGCGAAGTGAAAAAAATTTTACTAGATATGATTTCGGTGGAAAACAAGAAGAAACCACTGTCGGATGAAAAACTAACTGAGTTGCTGAAAGAAAAAGGTTATAATATCGCACGCCGTACCGTCGCAAAATACCGCGAACAACTGGAGATACCGGTTGCCCGTCTCAGGAAAGAACTATAA